In Bacteroidota bacterium, one DNA window encodes the following:
- a CDS encoding NAD(+)/NADH kinase has translation MRFGIYANIRKVELHSTLEHLLHLLSPEPCATLSSLREYVGNRQVTFYDSANELAANSDVIVSLGGDGTMLTAARAIMRENPAAKLVGVNLGHLGFISEHSPNALEELIVAVKQGTMTEENRLVLEGLLTSESNEKTGVLIRRDVLTPSREGERGDSARACALNEIVIDNFGSTRMLTFEIRVQGSLLGTLRADGILVSTPTGSTGYSVSAGGPIVEPTSPVLIISPIAAHSLTVRPVVVPEWYEIDLRIYNDASSSVLAVADGQEEVVIETPAIVRLSGHQNRLKLLRHPSQSYFDLLRNKLLWSADIRGLRA, from the coding sequence ATGCGTTTCGGGATTTATGCGAACATTCGCAAAGTCGAGCTCCATTCCACGCTCGAACACTTACTCCATCTTCTGAGTCCGGAGCCATGCGCGACGCTCTCGTCGCTGCGGGAATATGTCGGGAATCGCCAGGTGACGTTCTATGATAGCGCAAACGAGCTTGCGGCAAACAGCGACGTCATCGTTTCACTCGGTGGCGACGGCACGATGCTCACCGCTGCGCGGGCAATCATGCGCGAAAACCCGGCGGCAAAACTCGTCGGCGTGAATCTCGGTCACCTCGGCTTTATTTCCGAGCATTCGCCGAATGCATTGGAAGAGCTCATCGTGGCGGTCAAGCAGGGTACCATGACCGAAGAGAACCGTCTGGTGCTCGAAGGCTTGCTCACGAGCGAATCGAACGAAAAGACCGGGGTGCTGATTCGTCGCGACGTCTTAACTCCATCACGCGAAGGCGAACGCGGCGATTCGGCTCGTGCCTGTGCGCTCAACGAGATCGTGATCGATAATTTCGGTTCGACACGAATGCTGACATTCGAGATTCGGGTACAGGGTTCGCTGCTCGGTACACTTCGTGCAGATGGTATTCTCGTTTCAACACCAACGGGCTCGACTGGCTATAGCGTCAGCGCCGGTGGTCCGATCGTGGAGCCGACAAGTCCCGTGCTCATTATCTCCCCTATTGCCGCACATAGCTTAACCGTCCGGCCTGTGGTTGTGCCGGAATGGTACGAGATCGATCTGCGAATTTATAATGACGCCAGTTCTTCGGTGCTCGCTGTAGCTGACGGTCAGGAAGAAGTCGTGATCGAGACGCCGGCAATCGTGCGTCTGTCGGGGCATCAGAACCGATTGAAGCTCCTGCGGCATCCGTCGCAGTCATATTTCGATCTGCTTCGCAACAAGCTGCTCTGGAGCGCGGATATCCGAGGACTTAGGGCATAG
- the purL gene encoding phosphoribosylformylglycinamidine synthase subunit PurL, which yields MTNTITTLAEAKKTALGLGLLEEEFERIVTILDGRIPTYTELGIFSVMWSEHCSYKNSITQLKTLPRKGKRLLVEAGEENAGLVDVGNGLAVAFKIESHNHPSAVEPYQGAATGVGGILRDIFTMGARPIAALNSLRFGSIDHPRTKYLLRGVVHGIADYGNSFGVPTVAGEVYFDPRYQGNPLVNAMAVGIVEAGKTVSATAEGVGNTVMIVGSSTGRDGIHGASLLASAVFSEDAEDMRPTVQVGDPFTEKLLLEATLEAIAANLVVGMQDMGAAGISCSTSEMSFKAGTGMHITLDHVPLRESTMSSYEIMLSESQERMLVVVKPENVEKIKAIFDKWDLQAAVIGTVTDTGRVVIRYRGEQVSDIPAKALALGGDMTPVYIRDTKKPEYLKATSSFDPLSLADVTDPGATLHRLLSSPNISSKRWVFEQYDSMVRTNTLDLPGADAAIIRIKDAKKGLAVKTDCNSKYVYLNPYRGAMAAVCESARNVACVGAQPIAITNCLNFGNPYDPEVYYQFTEAIRGLGDACRTLETPVTGGNVSFYNESPDGAIYPTPTIGMLGVIDDVSNAIGAGFTTSGDAIILLKGYDSPTPADGLGGSEYLALCKDGQALGEAPFVDPAGEARLIEVLVRAASRKLLHSAHDISEGGLAVTLAESCIDGSTGAMITAPSGVIRRDSYLFAEHQGRVVVSAPADCVVEIFRLAEQNGVQAEVIGSVGGTDLVIGDLINERVDALRTSYETAIPDAVESVVEL from the coding sequence ATGACCAACACAATAACTACTCTGGCCGAAGCGAAAAAGACAGCGCTTGGCCTTGGCCTTTTAGAAGAGGAATTTGAACGAATCGTTACTATCCTCGATGGGCGCATCCCGACCTATACCGAGCTTGGTATCTTCTCTGTGATGTGGAGTGAGCATTGCTCGTACAAGAATAGCATCACTCAGCTCAAGACGCTCCCGCGCAAAGGGAAGCGGCTCCTGGTCGAAGCAGGCGAGGAAAATGCGGGTCTGGTCGATGTCGGCAACGGCTTGGCCGTCGCGTTCAAGATCGAGTCACATAATCACCCTTCGGCCGTCGAGCCGTATCAAGGGGCGGCGACCGGTGTCGGTGGGATCTTACGCGATATCTTTACGATGGGTGCAAGACCGATCGCTGCACTGAACTCGCTACGTTTCGGCTCCATCGACCATCCACGAACGAAATACCTCTTACGCGGAGTGGTCCATGGGATTGCCGATTATGGCAATTCATTCGGTGTGCCGACTGTCGCAGGCGAAGTGTACTTCGATCCTCGCTATCAAGGCAACCCGCTTGTCAATGCGATGGCCGTCGGGATCGTCGAAGCAGGGAAGACCGTCAGCGCGACAGCAGAGGGCGTCGGGAATACGGTCATGATCGTGGGTTCGAGCACCGGCCGCGATGGTATCCATGGCGCAAGTCTTCTTGCAAGCGCTGTCTTTAGCGAAGATGCCGAAGATATGCGCCCGACCGTGCAGGTCGGCGACCCCTTCACGGAAAAACTTCTCCTTGAAGCGACACTTGAGGCAATTGCTGCCAACCTCGTTGTTGGCATGCAGGATATGGGTGCCGCCGGAATCTCTTGTTCAACGTCAGAGATGAGCTTTAAGGCTGGGACTGGTATGCACATAACGCTCGATCATGTCCCGCTCCGAGAGTCCACTATGTCGTCCTACGAGATCATGCTTAGCGAGTCGCAAGAGCGCATGCTCGTCGTCGTGAAGCCCGAGAACGTGGAGAAGATCAAGGCCATTTTCGACAAATGGGATTTGCAGGCAGCCGTCATCGGAACAGTGACCGATACCGGCCGGGTCGTTATCAGGTACCGAGGGGAGCAGGTTTCGGATATCCCGGCAAAAGCTCTTGCCCTTGGTGGAGATATGACGCCAGTGTACATCCGGGACACGAAAAAACCGGAATATCTCAAGGCGACTTCGAGCTTCGATCCGCTCTCGCTTGCGGATGTGACCGATCCGGGAGCTACGCTACATCGGCTGTTGTCGTCGCCGAACATTTCGAGCAAGCGCTGGGTCTTCGAACAGTACGATTCGATGGTTCGCACCAACACGCTCGATCTGCCGGGTGCGGATGCAGCCATTATTCGTATCAAGGATGCAAAGAAGGGGCTTGCAGTCAAGACAGACTGCAACAGTAAGTATGTCTATCTCAACCCGTATCGCGGAGCAATGGCAGCGGTGTGCGAGTCGGCCCGGAACGTGGCCTGCGTTGGCGCACAACCGATTGCGATTACAAATTGTCTGAACTTCGGCAATCCGTACGATCCCGAAGTGTACTACCAGTTTACTGAAGCCATCCGTGGGCTTGGCGATGCCTGCCGCACACTCGAGACCCCGGTGACAGGCGGGAATGTGAGTTTCTATAATGAAAGCCCGGACGGAGCAATCTACCCGACACCGACAATCGGTATGCTCGGCGTAATTGATGACGTCTCGAACGCAATCGGGGCAGGCTTTACGACGAGCGGCGACGCGATTATCCTGCTCAAAGGGTATGACTCGCCGACGCCGGCCGATGGCCTCGGAGGCAGCGAGTATCTTGCACTTTGCAAGGATGGGCAAGCATTGGGCGAGGCGCCGTTCGTCGATCCGGCAGGGGAAGCACGGCTGATCGAAGTGCTCGTTCGTGCTGCGTCTCGCAAACTTCTCCATAGCGCACACGATATTAGCGAGGGCGGCTTGGCGGTCACGCTCGCGGAATCATGCATCGATGGTTCGACTGGAGCAATGATTACCGCGCCCTCGGGGGTAATCCGCCGCGATTCGTATCTGTTTGCCGAGCATCAGGGCCGCGTGGTCGTGAGCGCTCCGGCCGACTGTGTCGTCGAGATCTTCCGTCTTGCCGAGCAGAACGGCGTGCAAGCGGAGGTCATCGGAAGCGTCGGTGGCACGGATCTTGTAATCGGCGATCTTATCAATGAGCGCGTCGATGCACTTCGCACCAGTTATGAGACTGCCATTCCCGACGCGGTGGAATCGGTGGTCGAGTTATAA
- a CDS encoding TIGR00282 family metallophosphoesterase, translating into MNIGAPKSCTNFLARFVKVTSQETALFLLNILFIGDVVGTDALGMLTRLLKTFTDKYHADAVIVNGENVFEGKGINRKQADELFAAGANIITTGNHIWERWESRPLLREERRILRPLNYPRNNGGAGFAIFETKSGQKVGVLSLQGRVFLPPIDDPFNAADWALEHILRETPIVIVDMHAEATAEKQAMGYYLDGRVSAVLGTHTHVQTADERILPQGTAYISDVGMTGPYDSCVGMRTDIAIKRFTYGTPHKYETAKGDMKISGVCVEVDEATGRALRIERILYPDFERQRTYVEDAGNHTEEGVPAK; encoded by the coding sequence ATGAACATCGGTGCACCAAAATCCTGTACCAATTTCCTCGCCAGATTTGTTAAGGTAACTTCACAGGAAACAGCCCTATTTCTCTTGAATATACTATTCATAGGTGATGTCGTCGGCACGGACGCCCTTGGGATGCTGACGCGGCTCCTCAAGACGTTCACCGATAAGTATCATGCCGACGCCGTGATCGTCAACGGTGAAAATGTCTTCGAAGGCAAAGGCATTAACCGCAAACAAGCAGACGAGCTCTTCGCGGCCGGGGCGAACATCATCACGACCGGCAACCACATCTGGGAGCGCTGGGAATCTCGCCCGCTTCTTCGGGAAGAACGCCGCATCTTGCGTCCGCTGAATTATCCGCGAAATAACGGCGGTGCGGGGTTCGCAATATTCGAGACCAAGTCCGGCCAGAAAGTTGGCGTATTGTCATTGCAGGGCCGGGTATTCCTGCCGCCGATCGACGACCCGTTCAATGCCGCCGACTGGGCGCTCGAACATATCCTTCGCGAAACACCGATTGTCATCGTCGATATGCACGCCGAAGCGACCGCCGAAAAACAGGCAATGGGCTACTATCTCGACGGTCGCGTGAGCGCCGTGCTCGGCACTCACACACACGTCCAGACCGCCGACGAGCGTATCCTTCCCCAAGGCACGGCATATATCTCCGATGTCGGCATGACCGGCCCGTACGATAGCTGCGTCGGGATGCGGACCGACATCGCCATCAAGCGTTTTACCTACGGGACACCACATAAATATGAGACGGCCAAAGGCGACATGAAGATCTCGGGTGTGTGCGTCGAAGTCGACGAAGCCACCGGCCGCGCACTGCGCATCGAGCGAATTCTCTACCCCGACTTCGAACGACAGCGGACGTACGTCGAAGACGCAGGTAATCACACCGAGGAAGGAGTGCCGGCAAAATGA
- a CDS encoding bifunctional 5,10-methylenetetrahydrofolate dehydrogenase/5,10-methenyltetrahydrofolate cyclohydrolase yields the protein MSTARIIDGAAIAQRVRDSVKHDAGHFIKRTGITPRIVFILVGSNPASEVYVSSKGTSSADMGFSHETVRLPATVSQSELLDTVYRLNEDPATHGILCQLPLPKQLSEEAVIEAIAPHKDVDGFHPVNVGRLSIGRGEYFVPCTPLGIMEMMAQENIDPSGKHVVIVGRSNIVGKPMASLLVQKAQGANAIVTMAHTGAKEKLKEYTRSADILIAAMGVPRAITRDMVSPGVVVIDVGMNRIEDLTKKSGTRLVGDVDFDGVKDVASAITPVPGGVGKMTIAMVLRNTLTAAIRQTT from the coding sequence ATGAGTACGGCTCGGATCATCGACGGCGCGGCGATTGCGCAACGTGTCCGCGACTCGGTCAAACACGATGCGGGGCATTTCATCAAGCGCACCGGTATTACCCCACGAATTGTGTTTATCCTCGTCGGCAGTAATCCGGCAAGCGAAGTGTATGTCAGTTCGAAGGGCACGTCAAGCGCGGACATGGGCTTCTCGCACGAGACCGTCCGCCTGCCTGCTACCGTCTCGCAATCCGAACTGCTCGATACGGTTTACCGTCTGAACGAAGATCCCGCGACTCATGGCATCCTTTGTCAACTTCCATTACCGAAGCAATTGTCGGAAGAAGCGGTGATCGAAGCGATCGCGCCGCATAAAGATGTCGACGGTTTTCATCCGGTGAATGTCGGTCGCCTTTCGATCGGTCGGGGCGAGTATTTCGTCCCATGCACACCGCTCGGGATTATGGAAATGATGGCGCAGGAAAACATCGATCCGTCGGGCAAGCACGTCGTGATCGTCGGCCGCTCGAACATCGTCGGCAAACCGATGGCTTCTCTGCTGGTGCAGAAGGCACAGGGTGCGAACGCCATCGTCACGATGGCGCACACTGGCGCAAAGGAGAAGTTAAAGGAGTATACCCGTTCAGCGGATATCCTCATTGCCGCCATGGGCGTCCCGCGTGCAATTACCCGGGACATGGTCAGCCCAGGCGTAGTGGTGATCGATGTCGGGATGAACCGTATCGAGGATCTTACGAAAAAAAGCGGCACCCGTCTTGTCGGCGACGTCGATTTTGACGGCGTCAAAGACGTTGCGAGTGCAATCACGCCTGTCCCCGGCGGCGTCGGGAAGATGACGATCGCCATGGTGCTCCGCAATACGCTTACGGCAGCCATTCGCCAAACTACATAA
- a CDS encoding phosphatidate cytidylyltransferase has protein sequence MSLSNLAQRVLVAVIAIPVVLFIVLYKPVGFYALAVMLSGITVWEYYGLARAKGFVPQTYLGIAITMCITAVFGQYRMKFYLTDSADLVWGALVAIILLSSFIVLAVEIFRNLPNPIVQSAVTIFGAAYIGVGMGAVFGVHDALSRWANIRGGYEEHMPGYFILAVFVSIWVCDSAAYFAGRAFGKHKFFERVSPKKTWEGAIAGFLASVGVWIALPHLIPALNWLRLTDAIIIGVIAGSIGQLGDLGKSLLKRDAGVKDSSNLIPGHGGFLDRLDSILFTFPVILILLNLEHFLQVLGV, from the coding sequence ATGTCACTCAGTAATCTTGCGCAGCGCGTACTTGTCGCCGTCATTGCGATCCCGGTCGTGCTCTTTATCGTGCTCTATAAACCCGTCGGGTTTTATGCGCTGGCCGTGATGCTTTCGGGTATAACGGTATGGGAATACTATGGGCTCGCCCGTGCGAAAGGCTTTGTACCGCAGACGTATCTCGGCATTGCAATCACAATGTGTATTACTGCCGTCTTCGGACAGTATCGGATGAAATTCTATCTGACCGACTCAGCCGATCTCGTCTGGGGGGCACTGGTTGCGATCATTTTGCTGTCATCGTTTATCGTTCTTGCCGTCGAGATATTCCGGAACCTTCCGAACCCGATCGTACAGTCTGCCGTGACGATCTTCGGCGCCGCATACATCGGTGTCGGCATGGGCGCTGTATTTGGGGTTCACGATGCACTCAGCCGGTGGGCGAATATTCGCGGAGGGTACGAAGAGCACATGCCGGGCTATTTTATTCTTGCTGTGTTCGTCTCGATCTGGGTTTGTGACAGTGCCGCATATTTTGCCGGCCGTGCATTCGGCAAGCACAAATTTTTCGAACGTGTGAGTCCGAAGAAGACGTGGGAAGGAGCCATCGCAGGGTTTCTCGCTTCGGTCGGTGTGTGGATCGCACTACCGCATCTAATTCCGGCTTTGAACTGGTTGCGATTAACAGACGCTATCATCATCGGCGTTATCGCGGGTTCTATTGGGCAGCTTGGCGATCTTGGTAAATCGCTCTTGAAGCGCGATGCCGGCGTTAAGGACTCATCGAATCTTATCCCGGGTCACGGCGGGTTCTTAGACCGTCTTGATTCGATTCTCTTTACTTTTCCGGTGATCCTGATCCTCCTGAACCTGGAGCACTTCCTACAAGTCTTGGGAGTGTAG
- a CDS encoding sigma-54-dependent Fis family transcriptional regulator, with amino-acid sequence MTNVLIIDDEPNILKTMSIGLRSEGYAVTTASSAEDALNDLQAGKTDYAVAFVDLMMHPVDGLTVLRRMQSICPQIPVIIITAHATVESAVEALKLGAYDYLQKPFDQNDLLLITNRVVRLQEFKNIAPQHNGIVTQNAELLSLLKTAEKIAASDLTVLIEGETGTGKELLADFIHEHSTRPSKPIIKLNCAALSQELIESELFGHAKGAFTSAIKDRVGLVEAANGGTLFLDEIGEMPILMQAKLLRFLQNHEFVRVGENTVRNSDVRIVAATNRNLEEAIDDGRFREDLFYRLSAFRLTVPPLRHRKDDIIPLAELFVDRASKGTIVPTLSDEVKTALLRYEWRGNIRELENAMMRAAILASGERSITMEHLPAHIATGRQSEKTIDVAQPSLRSLEEVERDHIAFVLSKTQSLEEAARILQIDSATLWRKRKKFGL; translated from the coding sequence ATGACTAACGTACTCATCATCGACGACGAGCCGAATATTCTCAAAACGATGTCCATCGGACTGCGCAGCGAAGGATATGCCGTAACGACGGCGTCGTCCGCCGAAGATGCGCTGAACGATTTGCAGGCAGGGAAGACGGACTATGCGGTTGCCTTCGTCGACCTGATGATGCATCCGGTTGACGGCCTGACCGTGCTGCGCAGGATGCAGTCGATCTGTCCGCAAATACCGGTGATCATCATTACAGCACATGCAACGGTCGAATCGGCAGTCGAAGCGCTGAAGCTTGGCGCATACGATTATCTGCAAAAACCATTCGACCAAAACGATCTTCTCCTCATTACGAATCGGGTCGTTCGGCTACAAGAGTTTAAGAATATCGCACCGCAGCATAACGGCATCGTCACGCAGAATGCCGAACTGCTGTCGTTGCTCAAGACAGCCGAAAAAATTGCAGCGTCCGATCTGACAGTGCTCATCGAGGGGGAGACCGGAACAGGAAAGGAGTTGTTGGCTGATTTTATTCACGAGCATAGCACACGCCCATCGAAACCGATCATCAAGCTCAACTGTGCGGCGCTCTCGCAGGAATTGATCGAATCGGAATTATTCGGCCACGCAAAAGGAGCGTTTACGAGCGCAATAAAGGATCGTGTCGGTCTGGTCGAAGCGGCAAACGGCGGCACTCTGTTCTTAGATGAGATCGGTGAAATGCCTATTCTGATGCAAGCGAAGCTGCTGCGATTCCTTCAGAATCACGAGTTTGTCCGAGTTGGCGAGAATACGGTACGCAACAGCGACGTACGCATCGTTGCTGCAACGAATCGCAATCTTGAAGAAGCCATCGATGACGGAAGATTTCGCGAAGATCTGTTTTATCGCTTAAGCGCATTCCGGCTGACCGTCCCGCCGTTGCGCCATCGAAAAGACGATATCATACCTCTCGCCGAACTCTTCGTTGACCGTGCAAGCAAAGGTACTATTGTCCCCACATTATCTGATGAAGTAAAAACGGCTCTTCTACGATACGAGTGGCGGGGAAACATCCGTGAACTCGAAAACGCGATGATGCGCGCGGCGATCCTCGCTTCCGGTGAACGATCTATCACGATGGAACACTTGCCCGCGCATATTGCCACGGGGAGACAATCGGAGAAAACAATCGATGTAGCGCAGCCCTCGCTTCGTTCGCTTGAAGAGGTAGAACGCGATCATATCGCATTCGTCCTCTCGAAGACGCAGAGCCTCGAAGAGGCAGCCCGCATTCTGCAAATCGACAGCGCAACCCTCTGGCGCAAACGCAAGAAGTTCGGACTATGA
- a CDS encoding T9SS type A sorting domain-containing protein, whose product MNDIPFDARSMTFLDPRHGWIYAQTTDRHTFSIFRYVPAGTSDVHTDATVATPDLRAYPNPSSGDVKLTFTLPQAAPVRAEVYDVLGEKVSTLADGEVLGSGGHHLEWHPKNAAAGVYHVVLRAGNTNAVLRVDYIK is encoded by the coding sequence ATGAACGACATCCCGTTCGATGCGCGCAGTATGACATTCCTCGATCCGCGGCACGGTTGGATCTACGCCCAGACCACCGACCGGCACACGTTCAGCATTTTCCGCTATGTTCCGGCTGGGACAAGTGATGTTCACACCGACGCGACCGTAGCCACCCCTGATCTTCGTGCGTACCCGAATCCGAGCAGTGGTGACGTAAAGTTGACGTTCACACTGCCGCAGGCCGCGCCGGTGAGGGCAGAGGTGTATGACGTGCTTGGGGAAAAGGTCTCGACACTTGCAGACGGCGAAGTCCTGGGCAGCGGGGGACATCATCTCGAGTGGCATCCCAAGAACGCTGCTGCTGGCGTCTATCATGTGGTCCTGAGGGCCGGCAATACAAACGCCGTGCTACGGGTTGATTACATCAAATGA
- a CDS encoding HAMP domain-containing protein: MLLTLRSKILAGYAVLAVLMAALGGYMVMSFRTFTGVSSQAYERISNADRANLAIYESLVRINDAAVRSFGENVPLSSTVFSDEPPRINAELSSAEKIIASIPTDIAPTLAPAFTRLEVLWHQYQAQLPEFTKRILDSPTEARKFYSGVLLPTYTELTITSREVSAMMQGLFETTRRLTEQESQDASQTVIIVTLAAIALGIVVGFAIVRATTRPLRTLSDSLKRIQAGDLGVHLDVTGADELGEVSFEFNRMAERLDRYDKLNVERLMDEKSKSEAVILALDEPLFLLDSTGRVLVTNRSAERLLAKTEDAIIGQELIRLFTDEETVRIIRSSVSETPAPASKPPLIEARVGTTTRFYRVSSTRIVSKAAASPTKLGSLVHFSDVTQFEELDRLKDDFLAKVSHEFRTPLTSIKMALDILAKSKIGALTDDQRELVLTSKMDTERLSKLIKDLLTMTRLRQGSEEQRELVNVAEVATDVLRSIEPQASAKSVSIKKLMSQGIAAVFSRTQLESLVQNLVGNALAHTPEGGTITVEVLARPEGGWSLAVSDTGSGIAAADLERIFERFVQLKPKDVATPGSVGLGLSIVKDIVDSNAGTITVTSTLGSGSTFVAVFPKTFNEQA; encoded by the coding sequence ATGCTCCTAACGCTTCGTTCGAAGATACTGGCGGGGTATGCGGTGCTCGCAGTGCTGATGGCGGCGCTTGGCGGGTATATGGTGATGAGTTTCCGCACCTTCACCGGCGTTTCCTCGCAAGCGTACGAGCGTATTTCCAACGCCGACCGTGCGAATCTTGCGATCTACGAATCGCTCGTGCGTATCAACGATGCCGCCGTCCGTTCGTTTGGCGAAAACGTCCCGCTCTCTTCGACCGTATTTTCCGACGAGCCTCCTCGTATCAACGCCGAACTCTCGTCCGCAGAAAAGATTATTGCCTCAATCCCTACAGACATAGCACCGACACTTGCACCGGCCTTTACGAGGTTGGAGGTGCTGTGGCATCAGTATCAGGCGCAATTACCGGAGTTCACCAAGCGAATACTCGATAGCCCGACCGAGGCCCGAAAATTTTATAGCGGCGTGCTGTTGCCGACATACACCGAACTCACGATAACAAGCCGGGAAGTCTCGGCGATGATGCAAGGGCTCTTTGAAACGACCCGACGACTGACCGAGCAGGAATCGCAGGATGCATCGCAGACGGTCATTATCGTGACCCTTGCCGCAATTGCCCTCGGTATCGTGGTTGGGTTTGCCATCGTTCGGGCTACGACGCGGCCTTTGCGGACGCTGAGCGACTCGCTCAAACGCATCCAGGCAGGCGATCTCGGCGTCCATCTCGATGTCACCGGTGCCGACGAACTTGGCGAAGTTAGCTTCGAGTTCAACCGAATGGCCGAACGACTGGATCGCTACGACAAGCTGAACGTCGAGCGATTGATGGACGAAAAGAGTAAGTCGGAGGCTGTGATCCTCGCCCTCGACGAACCGCTGTTTCTGCTCGATAGCACCGGGCGAGTATTGGTCACCAACCGCAGCGCGGAGCGTCTGCTTGCCAAGACGGAAGATGCAATTATCGGGCAGGAGCTCATTCGATTATTCACCGACGAAGAAACGGTCCGAATTATCAGATCGTCGGTGAGCGAGACGCCTGCGCCGGCAAGCAAACCGCCGCTGATCGAGGCACGTGTCGGAACAACAACCCGGTTCTACCGCGTATCGTCGACACGCATCGTATCCAAAGCTGCCGCCAGTCCGACGAAGCTCGGTTCGCTCGTTCACTTTAGCGATGTCACACAGTTCGAGGAGCTCGACCGCTTGAAAGACGATTTCCTTGCCAAAGTGTCACATGAATTCCGCACACCGCTGACATCGATCAAGATGGCGCTTGATATTCTGGCAAAATCAAAGATCGGCGCGCTTACCGACGACCAGCGAGAGCTTGTGTTGACCTCGAAGATGGACACCGAGCGTCTGTCGAAGTTGATTAAGGACCTGCTGACGATGACCCGACTGCGCCAGGGAAGCGAAGAACAGCGCGAGCTTGTCAACGTTGCCGAAGTTGCAACCGACGTCCTTCGTTCGATCGAACCGCAGGCCTCAGCTAAGTCGGTGAGTATAAAAAAGCTCATGTCACAAGGCATTGCGGCGGTATTCAGCCGCACGCAGCTCGAGTCGCTCGTGCAGAATCTGGTTGGCAATGCACTGGCACATACGCCGGAAGGCGGCACGATTACCGTAGAAGTACTTGCGAGGCCAGAAGGTGGCTGGAGCCTTGCCGTGAGCGATACCGGTTCGGGGATTGCGGCCGCCGACCTAGAGCGTATCTTTGAGCGATTCGTGCAACTGAAACCCAAAGATGTCGCTACTCCCGGATCCGTCGGCCTTGGACTGTCGATCGTGAAGGATATAGTAGATTCAAACGCAGGGACGATCACCGTGACAAGCACCCTTGGAAGCGGCTCGACGTTCGTAGCCGTATTCCCCAAGACGTTTAACGAGCAAGCATGA
- a CDS encoding CPBP family intramembrane metalloprotease, translating to MRNGYFGIPRLILLVAAAVGVFNVLGGVVLVALYGLNVQNADASVMVIVNAVSELLVMLAIPILLTRTTRKDPHAVFRIEGMHETPLGAQLIGVPVIIATEVVGGGLDGLWHSFLKLFPSLFDTLVGLQKQLDDLMSNVTTAHSSGELIILLIGISAVPAIAEEAFFRGFIQTHIERSGKGRPRPIVALVITSLLFGAMHMSPLNLPGLVAMGAALGWLAYRTSDLRVSMLAHAMNNGLIVLATFYFQGSALTSESLAKTPDVPLADSAALIGLGLPFLFAMLFVFQRITAPLTARGNAAREIDALNRETFSPIYHDVTQ from the coding sequence ATGAGAAACGGCTATTTCGGCATTCCTCGTCTTATTCTGCTTGTTGCGGCGGCTGTGGGCGTGTTCAATGTGCTCGGCGGCGTCGTGCTTGTGGCACTCTATGGCTTGAATGTGCAAAATGCAGATGCATCGGTCATGGTCATTGTCAATGCCGTCTCCGAGCTGTTGGTCATGCTTGCGATTCCGATCTTGCTTACACGCACGACCCGGAAGGATCCGCATGCGGTATTCCGTATCGAAGGAATGCACGAGACGCCTCTCGGGGCCCAGCTTATCGGCGTACCGGTCATTATCGCCACCGAGGTCGTCGGCGGCGGTCTCGATGGACTCTGGCATTCGTTTCTCAAGTTGTTTCCGTCGCTCTTCGATACGCTTGTCGGCTTGCAGAAGCAACTCGACGATCTCATGTCGAATGTGACGACGGCGCATAGCTCGGGCGAGCTGATAATTCTCTTGATCGGTATTTCTGCCGTCCCTGCGATCGCCGAAGAGGCATTCTTCCGAGGTTTCATACAAACACACATCGAACGAAGCGGGAAAGGGAGGCCTCGGCCGATCGTTGCACTGGTGATCACATCGCTGCTCTTCGGGGCAATGCACATGAGCCCGCTCAATCTCCCGGGCCTCGTCGCGATGGGTGCGGCACTTGGCTGGCTTGCGTATCGAACAAGCGATCTACGGGTGAGCATGCTCGCACATGCGATGAACAACGGCCTGATCGTGTTGGCGACGTTCTATTTTCAGGGGAGTGCTTTGACATCGGAGTCGCTGGCCAAGACGCCGGATGTTCCACTCGCGGATTCGGCGGCACTGATCGGACTCGGATTGCCGTTCCTATTTGCCATGTTATTCGTATTCCAACGGATCACCGCTCCACTAACGGCCAGAGGTAACGCCGCTCGTGAGATCGATGCGCTGAACCGCGAAACGTTTTCACCCATCTACCACGATGTCACTCAGTAA